The Chryseobacterium geocarposphaerae genome window below encodes:
- a CDS encoding S41 family peptidase: MRKFSPIILFILILSSCSSVRKHNEQRSSCIPPEELKEDVDYAYAKIKEMHPRLYWYIPKKQLDHKFDSLKQTIDQPLTPLEFYFKLQPVIASIKEGHLSLRIPIKKFTKKELKSLENKKGMFSRFEYYVSGEHLYIIENKDSIENIKPGTEILKINDVPVPVYLKKYKNLISSDGYNTTFQPYFLKDIFFNFYSAEFGFNDTAKIETLYDKKIKTYILKRAEKSKTDFEKDKEQKKKTLERKVNDYVAFNDSYNRTFKFLAPDSSIAYIKVKSFSRTYSEKFYKEAFAKIKNAKAKYLIIDIRNNYGGSLDEINNLYSYLASEPFTLIKRSQVTSKSSPLKTNYFRKSNALNYTFKSLLYPAFLVSQTMSTYKKDSIVYYKMKADRETQPQKDAFHGKVFVLINGGSFSASSIIAAKLKNDKLATLVGEETGGANDGTIAGFYSYQKLPHSKISLPIGLALVQPNISFTNTERGVIPDVTITENIQDILDKKDRQMEWVMKKIVNDKNGK; this comes from the coding sequence TTGAGAAAGTTTTCCCCTATTATATTATTCATTCTCATTCTTTCATCCTGCTCATCTGTAAGAAAGCATAATGAGCAGAGAAGTTCATGTATTCCTCCTGAAGAACTGAAGGAAGATGTAGACTATGCTTACGCCAAAATCAAGGAAATGCATCCCAGACTTTACTGGTATATTCCCAAAAAACAGTTAGATCATAAGTTTGACAGTCTTAAGCAAACCATAGATCAGCCTCTTACCCCACTTGAATTTTATTTTAAGCTGCAGCCTGTAATTGCCAGTATAAAAGAAGGGCATCTTTCTTTAAGAATTCCGATAAAAAAATTTACAAAGAAAGAACTCAAATCTCTGGAAAATAAGAAGGGAATGTTCAGCCGGTTTGAATATTATGTAAGCGGAGAACATTTATATATCATCGAAAACAAAGATTCGATCGAAAATATAAAACCGGGAACTGAAATTTTAAAAATAAACGATGTTCCTGTACCTGTCTATTTAAAAAAATATAAAAATCTCATCAGCAGTGACGGGTACAATACTACTTTTCAGCCTTATTTTTTAAAAGATATATTCTTTAATTTTTACAGCGCAGAGTTTGGCTTTAATGATACCGCAAAAATTGAAACCCTTTATGATAAAAAAATAAAAACCTACATTTTAAAAAGAGCTGAAAAATCTAAAACCGATTTCGAAAAAGATAAGGAACAAAAAAAGAAAACACTGGAAAGAAAGGTAAATGACTATGTTGCCTTTAATGATTCTTATAACCGTACTTTCAAATTCCTGGCTCCTGACAGCAGTATAGCCTATATTAAAGTCAAAAGTTTTTCGAGAACCTATTCAGAAAAATTCTATAAAGAGGCTTTTGCCAAAATTAAAAATGCGAAAGCAAAATACCTCATCATAGACATCCGTAATAATTATGGCGGATCTTTGGATGAAATTAACAACCTGTATTCTTATTTGGCTTCTGAACCATTCACCTTAATTAAACGCTCTCAAGTTACTTCAAAAAGCAGTCCTTTAAAAACCAATTATTTCAGAAAAAGCAATGCGCTAAACTACACTTTTAAAAGCTTGCTGTATCCCGCTTTTCTTGTAAGTCAGACGATGAGCACCTATAAAAAAGACAGTATTGTTTATTATAAAATGAAAGCGGACCGCGAAACCCAACCCCAAAAAGATGCTTTTCACGGAAAGGTTTTTGTACTCATTAATGGAGGTAGTTTTTCAGCGTCATCCATTATAGCTGCAAAACTTAAAAATGATAAACTTGCTACTTTAGTAGGAGAAGAAACAGGAGGTGCTAATGACGGCACTATTGCGGGATTTTATTCTTATCAGAAGTTACCTCATTCCAAAATAAGCTTACCGATCGGCTTGGCTTTGGTACAGCCCAATATCTCTTTTACCAACACGGAAAGAGGAGTGATTCCAGATGTTACCATTACAGAAAACATTCAGGATATTTTGGATAAAAAAGACCGCCAGATGGAATGGGTGATGAAGAAAATCGTAAATGATAAAAATGGAAAATAA
- a CDS encoding RNA polymerase sigma factor encodes MTSLEQEFLEKIERHKGIIFKISKMYVDEKDDRDDLFQEITYQVWKAYRGFKGESEFATWLYRIALNTAIIFLKSEKKRSFIENDNVSNYKIVQDEYDHDKEEKLKEMYRAIHQLNPIDKAFIFYYLEDFSGKQIAEQMGISEGNVRVKMNRAKNKLKDILNTNKY; translated from the coding sequence ATGACCTCATTAGAACAGGAATTTCTAGAAAAGATCGAAAGGCATAAAGGAATCATTTTTAAGATTTCCAAAATGTATGTGGATGAAAAGGATGACCGCGACGATCTTTTTCAGGAAATTACGTACCAGGTATGGAAGGCATATCGTGGTTTTAAAGGGGAAAGCGAATTTGCAACCTGGCTGTACAGAATTGCTCTTAATACCGCGATCATATTTCTGAAATCCGAAAAGAAAAGAAGCTTTATAGAAAACGATAATGTTTCTAATTATAAAATTGTACAGGATGAGTATGATCATGACAAAGAAGAGAAGCTGAAGGAAATGTATCGGGCTATTCATCAGCTTAACCCGATCGATAAAGCATTTATTTTTTATTATTTAGAAGATTTTTCCGGAAAGCAGATTGCTGAACAAATGGGAATTTCTGAAGGTAATGTAAGAGTAAAAATGAACCGTGCCAAGAATAAGTTAAAGGATATTCTGAACACCAATAAATACTAA
- a CDS encoding RNA polymerase sigma factor → MSLLEKEFLEKIDKHKGVIFKISKMYMDNPDDQNDLYQEIIYQAWKSYSEFQKKSEFSTWLYRTALNTAIVFLRSEKKRSFIQHQSIENLNIHQESYNDTDDRNMKMMYEAIHQLSPIDKALIFFFLEDFPGREIAKQLGITEVNARVKLNRAKAKLKEIIEKRTV, encoded by the coding sequence ATGTCTTTACTGGAAAAAGAATTCCTGGAAAAAATTGACAAGCATAAAGGTGTGATTTTCAAAATTTCCAAGATGTATATGGACAATCCCGACGATCAGAATGATCTCTATCAGGAGATCATTTATCAGGCGTGGAAATCCTACAGCGAATTTCAGAAAAAGAGCGAATTTTCAACATGGCTTTATAGAACGGCACTCAATACAGCTATTGTATTTTTACGAAGTGAAAAAAAACGTAGTTTTATCCAGCATCAAAGTATAGAAAATCTCAATATTCATCAGGAATCTTATAATGATACGGACGACAGGAATATGAAGATGATGTATGAAGCTATCCATCAGTTAAGTCCAATCGACAAAGCACTTATTTTTTTCTTTTTGGAAGATTTTCCGGGCAGAGAAATCGCTAAACAGTTAGGAATTACGGAAGTAAATGCAAGGGTAAAGCTTAATCGGGCAAAAGCTAAGCTGAAAGAGATAATTGAAAAAAGAACGGTTTAA
- a CDS encoding aldo/keto reductase translates to MKFRKLGNTEEQLSAIGLGCMGMSFAYGPTDEQESINTLHRALDLGVNFWDTADMYANGENEKLISKVLVPNRDKIFIATKFGFRFKDGKASHSGAPGTYFDGSPEWIKQAVDLSLQRLKIDEIDLYYAHRVDPNIPVEETVGAMADLVKAGKVRYLGLSEASAESIRKANKIHPITALQSEYSILTKDVEKEILPTIRELGIALVPYSPLARGLFSNINDVQNFGDEDFRRSLPRYQTEYLENNKNLAKEINDFAASKGVKGTQLALAWVLNQGEDIIPIPGTKRIKYLEENVEAINLELSKSDLETIDAILKKYPNTGERYNEGSMKLVNN, encoded by the coding sequence ATGAAATTTAGAAAATTAGGAAACACAGAAGAACAATTATCGGCTATTGGTTTGGGATGCATGGGGATGAGCTTTGCGTACGGACCGACAGATGAACAGGAAAGTATTAATACATTACATAGAGCTTTGGATCTAGGAGTGAATTTCTGGGATACGGCAGATATGTATGCGAATGGGGAAAATGAAAAGCTGATCTCCAAAGTATTGGTTCCGAACCGTGATAAAATTTTTATTGCTACAAAGTTCGGGTTCAGATTTAAAGACGGAAAAGCAAGTCACAGCGGAGCTCCAGGAACTTATTTTGATGGTTCTCCGGAATGGATCAAGCAGGCGGTTGACCTAAGTCTTCAGAGATTAAAGATTGATGAGATCGACTTGTATTATGCTCACAGAGTAGATCCTAATATTCCTGTTGAAGAAACGGTAGGGGCAATGGCAGATCTGGTAAAGGCAGGAAAAGTCAGATATTTGGGATTGTCAGAAGCTTCCGCGGAATCTATCCGAAAAGCAAATAAAATTCATCCGATTACCGCTTTACAGTCAGAATATTCTATTTTAACAAAAGATGTTGAAAAAGAAATTCTGCCAACAATCAGAGAGCTGGGAATTGCTTTAGTTCCTTATTCTCCTTTGGCGAGAGGGCTTTTCTCTAATATCAACGATGTTCAGAACTTTGGAGATGAAGATTTCAGAAGATCATTACCACGCTATCAGACAGAATATTTGGAAAATAACAAGAATTTGGCTAAAGAAATCAATGATTTTGCAGCTTCAAAAGGCGTGAAGGGAACTCAGTTGGCTCTTGCGTGGGTACTAAACCAAGGTGAAGATATTATTCCGATTCCTGGAACTAAACGTATCAAATATTTAGAAGAGAATGTAGAGGCCATCAATCTCGAACTTTCCAAATCTGATTTGGAAACTATTGATGCTATCCTGAAAAAATATCCAAATACTGGAGAAAGATACAATGAAGGATCTATGAAACTGGTAAATAACTAA
- a CDS encoding MFS transporter: MVTLKEKNKFIATILAFAVIPMSGLATDIYLPSMPSMATELHQTESNIQLTLSIFLISYGLTQFFAGSIVDSFGRYKVSMASLALFVVSFLITATTQNIFIIYTMRVLQGILSGFAVVSKRAFFVDVYEGDERKHYLSIMTIVWSVGPIIAPFIGGYLQKNFGWQSNFYVLAGYSLLLLILELIFSGETLKKRNPFHIEFLLKEYESMFKAKDFFYGMLMCGLSYSMIMFFNLCGSFIIEHKMGYSEVVAGYVSLILGFAWMTGGFLGKALINKAFLPKIRYANFMQLILIILMFVASYLSSNIYSLVAFAFLIHVTAGFIFNNYFSYCIGRFPNSAGIAGGLTGGIAFIITSAISYGIAAVIKPQIQLQVAEGYFILGVLGLIILSMIKIRKAHA, from the coding sequence ATGGTAACACTTAAAGAAAAAAATAAATTTATTGCTACAATCTTAGCATTTGCAGTCATTCCGATGTCGGGTCTGGCAACCGATATTTATCTGCCTTCCATGCCGAGTATGGCAACCGAACTGCATCAGACGGAAAGTAATATTCAGCTCACTTTATCCATATTTTTAATCAGTTACGGACTCACCCAGTTTTTTGCAGGGAGTATTGTTGATTCTTTTGGAAGATATAAAGTTTCAATGGCTTCACTGGCTTTATTTGTAGTGTCATTTTTAATAACAGCAACTACTCAGAATATTTTTATAATCTATACGATGCGTGTATTGCAGGGAATTTTGTCTGGCTTTGCCGTGGTTTCCAAAAGGGCATTTTTTGTGGATGTCTATGAAGGAGATGAACGGAAACATTATTTGAGCATCATGACCATTGTATGGTCTGTCGGGCCAATCATTGCACCGTTTATCGGAGGATATTTGCAGAAAAATTTCGGATGGCAGTCCAATTTCTATGTCTTGGCGGGGTACAGTTTGTTGCTTTTAATCTTAGAATTGATATTCTCGGGAGAAACATTGAAAAAAAGAAATCCTTTTCATATTGAATTCTTATTAAAAGAATATGAATCGATGTTTAAAGCAAAAGATTTCTTTTACGGAATGCTGATGTGCGGACTAAGCTACTCAATGATTATGTTCTTCAATTTGTGTGGATCTTTCATCATTGAGCATAAAATGGGCTACTCAGAAGTGGTGGCAGGCTACGTTTCCCTTATCCTTGGTTTTGCATGGATGACAGGTGGATTCTTAGGGAAGGCATTGATTAATAAAGCGTTTTTACCTAAAATCCGGTATGCTAATTTCATGCAATTGATTTTAATCATTTTGATGTTTGTGGCTTCTTATCTCTCAAGCAATATTTACAGTTTGGTTGCATTTGCATTTTTAATTCATGTGACAGCAGGATTTATATTTAATAACTATTTTTCTTATTGTATAGGACGATTCCCGAATTCTGCAGGGATTGCAGGAGGTTTGACCGGCGGAATTGCCTTTATCATCACATCAGCAATAAGCTACGGAATTGCAGCGGTAATAAAGCCACAGATTCAGTTGCAGGTGGCGGAAGGTTATTTTATTTTAGGTGTTTTAGGACTGATCATTTTAAGCATGATTAAAATAAGAAAAGCACACGCTTAA
- a CDS encoding helix-turn-helix domain-containing protein — protein sequence MESRETIKGFYERNAQNQGLQCIKTPGVGHFNVFSRENCSSITPYSRRDYYKISLIIGKGKLHYADKWIHVDRPALLFSNPVIPYSWDADDDDQKGFFCLFTDQFLHDGNRLGTLQESPLFRIGGTPIFFIDEEQQKTVSDIFIKMMTEIQSDYLHKYDMLRAYLHLLIHETMKMHPAENFEPYQNASQRVASLFMELLERQFPIDSPERFLKLKSPVDYAENLSIHVNSLNRSVKEITGRTTSQQITSRIIQEANALLKHTDWNVSEIAYGLGFEEPAYFTNYFKKQTGMTPNAVRTSVV from the coding sequence ATGGAATCCAGAGAAACAATAAAAGGTTTTTACGAGCGAAATGCTCAGAACCAAGGTTTACAATGTATCAAAACTCCGGGAGTAGGACACTTCAATGTTTTTTCACGTGAAAACTGTTCATCCATTACGCCGTATAGCAGAAGAGACTATTACAAAATTTCACTAATTATTGGAAAAGGAAAGCTTCATTATGCAGATAAGTGGATTCACGTGGACAGGCCTGCATTATTATTTTCAAATCCTGTGATTCCCTATTCATGGGACGCGGATGACGACGATCAGAAAGGGTTTTTCTGCCTTTTTACCGATCAGTTTTTACATGATGGAAACCGGTTGGGAACACTTCAGGAATCACCGCTTTTCAGAATTGGAGGAACTCCTATTTTCTTTATTGATGAGGAACAGCAGAAAACCGTTTCGGATATCTTTATTAAAATGATGACGGAAATCCAGTCAGATTATTTACATAAATACGATATGCTGCGCGCTTATCTTCATCTTTTGATCCATGAAACCATGAAGATGCATCCTGCGGAAAATTTTGAACCTTATCAGAATGCTTCTCAACGGGTAGCTTCTCTATTCATGGAATTATTGGAAAGACAATTCCCGATCGATAGCCCGGAAAGATTTTTAAAATTGAAAAGTCCGGTGGATTATGCAGAAAACTTGTCCATTCATGTCAATTCGCTCAACCGTTCCGTAAAGGAAATTACGGGAAGAACAACAAGTCAGCAAATCACCTCAAGAATTATCCAGGAAGCGAATGCACTATTGAAGCATACAGACTGGAACGTTTCTGAAATTGCTTACGGACTGGGATTTGAAGAACCTGCTTATTTTACCAATTACTTTAAAAAACAGACGGGAATGACTCCCAATGCTGTTCGGACTTCTGTTGTTTGA
- a CDS encoding DoxX family protein — protein sequence METKTAKIIFWSGAIFISLWFGASGFFELTKNPVVWNITQQLGYPPHFIYILGVFKLSGIIVLLIPNRFLRLKEWVFAGMFFDIIFAFFSKIAVLGFPATIDAIVAFTVLSITYFMFRRIYDQKLVLERI from the coding sequence ATGGAAACAAAAACAGCAAAAATCATCTTTTGGTCAGGCGCAATCTTTATATCACTTTGGTTTGGAGCAAGCGGCTTCTTTGAACTGACAAAAAATCCGGTAGTTTGGAATATCACTCAACAATTAGGTTATCCACCGCATTTCATTTATATTTTAGGTGTATTTAAATTATCCGGAATTATCGTTTTACTGATTCCTAACAGATTCTTAAGATTAAAGGAATGGGTATTTGCAGGAATGTTCTTTGATATTATATTCGCCTTTTTCTCCAAAATTGCAGTGCTTGGTTTTCCGGCAACCATTGATGCCATTGTGGCCTTCACAGTACTTTCTATAACCTATTTTATGTTTAGAAGAATCTATGATCAGAAATTAGTGTTAGAAAGAATTTAA
- a CDS encoding MBL fold metallo-hydrolase, whose protein sequence is MIFILVTITVLIILYFIVTSQDVFGAEAKGERLKRMQQSKHFKDKKFQNLSYTPSLTEGYSMPKVMSDFFFKKKDPLLKPVKNLPSIHTDLKNLSKDKNVFIWMGHSSYFIQTDGVSFLIDPVLSLYGSPFKFFNKAFAGADIFKPEDIPNTDYLVITHDHYDHLDYPTVKAIKDKVGKVILPLGVGAHLEKWGYKPEQLIEEEWGAEIILKNDIKIIFTPARHFSGRKTQRNVTLWTSYVLETPTKKIFLGGDSGYDTHFKMIGEQFGPFDYAIMENGQYNEAWKYIHALPEDVIQASIDVKAKKIIPVHSSKFALALHPWNEPLEKVLRLGKEKKLNILTPMIGEPVDLNKEDQQFRIWWED, encoded by the coding sequence ATGATATTTATACTTGTTACAATAACGGTTTTAATCATCCTGTATTTTATAGTGACCAGTCAGGATGTTTTCGGGGCGGAAGCCAAAGGAGAAAGACTGAAAAGAATGCAGCAGTCAAAACATTTTAAAGATAAAAAGTTTCAGAATTTAAGCTATACTCCTTCGCTTACAGAAGGGTATTCTATGCCGAAAGTAATGTCTGATTTTTTTTTCAAAAAGAAAGATCCGCTTTTAAAACCTGTAAAAAATCTTCCGTCCATTCATACAGATTTGAAAAACCTTTCAAAAGATAAAAATGTTTTCATCTGGATGGGGCATTCATCATATTTTATTCAAACCGATGGCGTTTCTTTTTTAATTGATCCTGTGCTCAGTTTGTATGGTTCTCCGTTTAAATTTTTCAATAAAGCATTTGCAGGAGCCGATATTTTCAAACCGGAAGATATTCCCAACACCGATTATTTGGTCATTACTCATGATCACTATGATCATTTGGATTATCCAACCGTAAAAGCAATTAAAGATAAAGTAGGAAAAGTTATTTTACCTCTTGGCGTGGGTGCTCATTTGGAAAAATGGGGGTATAAACCGGAACAATTGATTGAAGAAGAGTGGGGAGCTGAAATTATTCTAAAGAATGATATTAAAATAATATTTACCCCTGCAAGACATTTTTCAGGAAGAAAAACACAAAGAAACGTTACGCTTTGGACCTCTTATGTGTTGGAAACACCTACCAAAAAAATATTTTTAGGAGGAGATAGTGGATATGATACTCATTTTAAAATGATCGGAGAGCAATTTGGTCCGTTCGACTATGCCATTATGGAGAATGGGCAGTATAATGAAGCCTGGAAATACATTCATGCCTTACCGGAAGATGTAATTCAGGCAAGTATAGACGTGAAGGCAAAGAAGATCATTCCGGTACATTCTTCAAAATTTGCATTGGCACTGCATCCATGGAATGAGCCTTTGGAAAAAGTACTGCGACTTGGAAAAGAAAAAAAACTGAATATTTTAACACCTATGATTGGTGAACCTGTTGACCTCAATAAAGAAGATCAGCAGTTCAGAATCTGGTGGGAAGATTGA
- a CDS encoding GNAT family N-acetyltransferase: protein MENIKFEISPYQDELQILIDEKKAGYMSIEIDGRLLIVYYTKLNEEVEGKGYAKMLLDELVRYAEEKDLLVDPECDFVRQQFENHPARYKGIWHA, encoded by the coding sequence ATGGAAAATATAAAATTTGAAATATCTCCATATCAGGACGAATTGCAGATATTGATTGATGAAAAAAAAGCCGGTTATATGTCCATAGAAATTGACGGAAGACTTCTTATTGTATATTATACCAAGCTTAATGAAGAGGTGGAGGGAAAAGGATACGCCAAAATGCTTTTAGACGAACTGGTACGCTATGCCGAAGAAAAAGATCTGCTCGTAGATCCAGAATGTGATTTTGTGAGACAGCAATTCGAAAATCATCCGGCAAGATATAAAGGAATCTGGCACGCCTGA
- a CDS encoding YdcF family protein yields MNKNIFKFFKILASVIILWFLVHSLYITIDGFSDSGQNADLAVILGNKVNEDGTLSKRLEKRLESGIDLYENHRIKKILVSGGLGKEGFYEGDKMKEFLVEKGIPDSLIIVDNHGDNTRATVINALKLKPQLKFNSLIIVSQYFHVTRTKKLFKDQGFENVSSVSPNYFEFRDFYSIVREFPAYYTQ; encoded by the coding sequence ATGAATAAAAATATTTTTAAATTCTTTAAAATTCTTGCTTCTGTAATCATCTTATGGTTTCTTGTTCATTCCCTATACATTACCATTGATGGCTTTTCTGATTCTGGACAGAATGCTGATCTTGCTGTTATTTTAGGAAATAAGGTAAATGAAGACGGGACTTTATCAAAGAGATTAGAAAAACGTCTGGAAAGCGGGATCGATCTATATGAAAATCATCGCATAAAAAAGATTTTAGTGAGTGGCGGATTGGGAAAAGAAGGATTTTATGAAGGAGACAAAATGAAGGAATTTCTTGTTGAAAAAGGTATTCCCGATTCTTTGATCATTGTTGATAATCATGGAGACAATACAAGAGCCACCGTTATCAATGCTCTAAAGCTAAAGCCACAGTTAAAATTCAACAGCCTCATTATTGTCTCTCAGTATTTTCATGTGACACGAACCAAAAAACTATTTAAAGATCAGGGGTTTGAAAATGTAAGCAGTGTAAGTCCAAATTATTTTGAATTCAGAGATTTTTATTCGATTGTAAGAGAATTTCCGGCTTATTACACCCAATAA
- a CDS encoding M4 family metallopeptidase has product MKKTVTIAKALIFTFSIGVAPFSLVYSQNTRISESSAENLPKIVNTSELGTFYSDFTDYNTSSRGLETDLRKWLGCQSNDTFKIVKTWEDDLGVKKTMYQHFYKSIKVQDDIIVIHEKDGKVVYVNGEFVRNIDIPVVVAPLSQDELKNTIAAVSKTSSEKITLSPAESVISKTNTQTGLKINSSTMVSASSMIATVFSKTYYIDNTTKQVVNEMSLIHNADTPSLSTTYYKGNQNMTVDSYNGSYRLKDNTRKVWTLDGTNLGSAGGYGLDAQGYVLPASGPVEYTSSTANFTATSTKAPVEIHWAIQKANDFYSTVLNRNSFDGNGTAIANYYNVDFSIFNQPGQANPTPAGYGANATAITFGTSTGGQVHFMAYGNGNLPSSPGAFNPFAGIDVGGHEYSHLVVATNGTGGLNYQGESGAINESFADILGTSIEFYAAPSQANWTIGEGLCNFAPGYLRSMAAPKTGPAVLSSQQPDTYNGTYWQSTAAGAADNGGVHTNSGVGNKWFYLLSVGGAGTNDNGTAYNVTGLTIQKAEKIAFKTLTGGYLTANATYLNLYNASKQAAIALYGTGSNELQQVENAWCAVGLGNCASLLAVHEITKSDAQNITVYPNPVKNGLFTINNNSKYEATFEIYDVSGKLVRGLEKLNKENNKITINGFQKGVYIIKISFNGTAISKKIVVE; this is encoded by the coding sequence ATGAAAAAGACAGTTACTATTGCTAAAGCTTTGATTTTTACATTTTCGATCGGCGTTGCGCCGTTTTCTTTGGTTTATTCTCAAAATACAAGAATATCGGAAAGTTCTGCTGAGAATTTACCTAAAATAGTGAACACCTCAGAATTAGGAACTTTCTATTCTGATTTTACCGATTACAATACTTCTTCCCGAGGTCTTGAAACAGATTTGAGAAAATGGTTAGGTTGCCAGAGTAATGACACCTTTAAAATTGTAAAGACGTGGGAGGATGATTTAGGGGTTAAAAAAACAATGTATCAACATTTTTATAAAAGCATAAAAGTTCAGGATGATATCATTGTTATTCACGAAAAAGATGGAAAGGTTGTGTATGTAAATGGAGAATTTGTTAGAAATATAGATATTCCTGTCGTTGTAGCCCCTCTTTCTCAGGATGAGCTAAAAAATACCATTGCAGCGGTTTCCAAAACCTCTTCTGAGAAAATTACATTATCACCTGCGGAAAGTGTTATATCTAAAACAAATACTCAAACAGGATTAAAAATAAACAGCAGTACAATGGTATCTGCATCTTCAATGATTGCAACTGTTTTTTCGAAAACTTATTATATTGACAATACTACGAAACAGGTTGTAAATGAAATGTCTCTTATTCATAATGCAGATACTCCATCTTTAAGTACCACCTACTATAAAGGAAATCAAAATATGACCGTAGATTCTTACAATGGAAGCTATAGGTTAAAAGATAATACAAGAAAAGTATGGACTTTGGATGGAACAAATTTGGGAAGTGCAGGTGGATACGGTTTGGATGCGCAGGGATATGTTCTTCCTGCATCTGGTCCTGTAGAATATACTAGCTCTACGGCTAACTTTACAGCTACATCTACTAAAGCTCCTGTAGAGATCCACTGGGCGATACAAAAAGCCAACGATTTTTACAGTACTGTACTAAACAGAAATAGTTTTGACGGAAACGGTACTGCAATTGCCAATTATTATAATGTAGACTTTTCTATTTTTAATCAGCCGGGTCAGGCAAACCCTACACCTGCAGGATATGGTGCAAATGCAACTGCTATTACTTTCGGTACAAGTACCGGAGGACAGGTGCATTTTATGGCGTATGGGAATGGAAATCTTCCATCCAGTCCTGGAGCCTTCAATCCCTTTGCCGGAATTGACGTAGGAGGTCACGAATATTCACATTTAGTTGTAGCTACTAACGGAACAGGAGGACTGAATTACCAAGGTGAGTCCGGAGCAATTAACGAATCTTTTGCTGATATTTTAGGAACCAGTATCGAGTTTTATGCAGCACCTTCACAAGCTAACTGGACAATCGGGGAAGGACTGTGTAATTTTGCGCCAGGTTATTTGAGAAGTATGGCTGCACCAAAAACGGGACCTGCAGTACTTAGCTCACAGCAGCCTGATACATACAATGGAACATATTGGCAAAGTACAGCTGCCGGAGCTGCGGACAATGGAGGAGTGCATACCAATAGCGGAGTAGGAAATAAATGGTTTTATCTGCTTTCGGTAGGGGGAGCCGGAACAAATGATAATGGAACAGCATATAATGTTACCGGTCTTACCATACAAAAAGCCGAAAAAATAGCATTTAAAACTTTAACGGGAGGATATCTTACTGCAAATGCGACCTATTTAAACCTTTATAATGCTTCAAAGCAAGCAGCTATAGCTCTTTACGGAACAGGCAGTAACGAATTACAGCAGGTAGAAAATGCTTGGTGTGCAGTAGGATTAGGTAATTGTGCAAGTTTATTAGCAGTGCATGAAATCACAAAATCTGATGCACAGAATATCACTGTCTATCCGAATCCTGTAAAGAATGGTTTATTCACAATAAATAATAACAGTAAATATGAAGCAACATTTGAAATTTATGATGTTTCAGGAAAGTTAGTAAGGGGTTTAGAAAAATTAAATAAAGAGAACAATAAAATTACAATCAACGGATTTCAGAAAGGAGTTTATATAATTAAAATTAGTTTCAATGGTACTGCTATTTCTAAAAAGATAGTGGTAGAATAA